A stretch of the Aphis gossypii isolate Hap1 chromosome 2, ASM2018417v2, whole genome shotgun sequence genome encodes the following:
- the LOC114120297 gene encoding longitudinals lacking protein-like codes for MADQQQYFLKWNDYQSNMVSSFKHLRNEKSFTDVTLACEGQTCKAHKMVLSACSPYFKALLEENPSKHPIIILKDVPFSHLQSILEFMYAGEVNISQEQLPAFLKTADRLKVKGLAEAPQTIKKD; via the exons ATGGCAGACCAACAGCAATATTTCCTGAAATGGAACGATTACCAGAGCAACATGGTGTCGTCCTTCAAACACCTGAGGAACGAGAAGAGCTTCACGGACGTAACACTTGCTTGCGAAGGACAGACGTGTAAGGCTCACAAAATGGTGTTGTCGGCCTGCAGCCCTTATTTTAAAGCTTTGTTAGAG gaaaACCCATCAAAACatcctattataatactcaaaGATGTACCATTCAGTCATTTGCAATCTATACTGGAATTCATGTATGCAGGAGAAGTTAACATAAGTCAGGAACAACTGCCAGCTTTTTTAAAGACAGCTGATCGGTTGAag gtcaaAGGTCTTGCAGAAGCTCcacaaactattaaaaaagatTAG
- the LOC114120303 gene encoding AN1-type zinc finger protein 2B isoform X3 translates to MSYSSHQCQSAYKKNVQVPMCPLCNKPVPIPRGQEPDFTVGQHIDNDCRFTEGRKVFTNRCTVTKCRGKEAVPLVCSECRQNHCFKHRHPLDHGCTGSAKSVQRKVTDVKNIFGTSGIIKKAFTASAIQGNMSEDEALAKALAESERMTNENTTSPQARCSVA, encoded by the exons ATGAGCTATAGCAGCCATCAATGTCAATctgcttacaaaaaaaatgtacaagtaCCCATGTGTCCTTTGTGCAACAAACCAGTACCTATACCACGGGGTCAAGAACCAGATTTTACTGTTGGGCAACATATTGACAATGACTGTCGGTTTACTGAGGGTAGaaag gtGTTCACAAATAGATGCACGGTAACAAAATGTCGAGGCAAGGAAGCTGTGCCTTTAGTATGTAGTGAATGTCGtcaaaatcattgttttaaacatCGTCATCCTTTAGACCATGGTTGCACTGGTAGTGCAAAATCTGTCCAAAGAAAAGTGAC ggatgttaaaaatatatttggaacCAGTGGAATCATAAAAAAAGCTTTCACTGCATCTGCAATACAGGGAAATATG agtGAAGATGAAGCATTAGCTAAAGCCTTAGCTGAGTCTGAACGTATGACTAACGAAAATACCACTAGTCCTCAAGCAAGATGTTCTGTcgcataa
- the LOC114120303 gene encoding AN1-type zinc finger protein 2A isoform X2 produces the protein MEFPHLGQNCSKETCKRFDFLPVKCDACSGIFCSDHMSYSSHQCQSAYKKNVQVPMCPLCNKPVPIPRGQEPDFTVGQHIDNDCRFTEGRKVFTNRCTVTKCRGKEAVPLVCSECRQNHCFKHRHPLDHGCTGSAKSVQRKVTDVKNIFGTSGIIKKAFTASAIQGNMSEDEALAKALAESERMTNENTTSPQARCSVA, from the exons atttccTGCCAGTTAAATGCGATGCCTGTTCGGGTATATTTTG TTCTGATCACATGAGCTATAGCAGCCATCAATGTCAATctgcttacaaaaaaaatgtacaagtaCCCATGTGTCCTTTGTGCAACAAACCAGTACCTATACCACGGGGTCAAGAACCAGATTTTACTGTTGGGCAACATATTGACAATGACTGTCGGTTTACTGAGGGTAGaaag gtGTTCACAAATAGATGCACGGTAACAAAATGTCGAGGCAAGGAAGCTGTGCCTTTAGTATGTAGTGAATGTCGtcaaaatcattgttttaaacatCGTCATCCTTTAGACCATGGTTGCACTGGTAGTGCAAAATCTGTCCAAAGAAAAGTGAC ggatgttaaaaatatatttggaacCAGTGGAATCATAAAAAAAGCTTTCACTGCATCTGCAATACAGGGAAATATG agtGAAGATGAAGCATTAGCTAAAGCCTTAGCTGAGTCTGAACGTATGACTAACGAAAATACCACTAGTCCTCAAGCAAGATGTTCTGTcgcataa